The following coding sequences lie in one Gemmatimonadota bacterium genomic window:
- a CDS encoding methyltransferase domain-containing protein, translating to MSTPAAGLPELDVQVLRLAIQEEYATVAEDPARGFHFHTGRPLARMLGYADGWLAGIPEGAIESFAGTGNPFSLGALRPGDQVVDVGSGAGIDSFVAARMVAPDGRVVGVDMTPAMLEKARRAAADAAIGSVEFREGYAEALPLPDGWANVVISNGVLNLMPDKAAALREMARVLEPGGRLQIGDILVEKPVSESAKRKIELWTG from the coding sequence ATGAGCACGCCCGCTGCAGGCCTGCCGGAGCTGGATGTTCAGGTGCTCCGGCTGGCCATTCAGGAGGAGTACGCCACGGTGGCGGAAGATCCGGCCCGTGGCTTCCATTTCCACACCGGGCGGCCGCTGGCCCGGATGCTGGGATACGCCGACGGCTGGCTGGCCGGCATCCCGGAGGGCGCCATCGAGTCCTTTGCCGGCACCGGCAATCCTTTCAGTCTGGGCGCATTGCGCCCGGGCGACCAGGTGGTGGACGTAGGCTCGGGCGCCGGCATTGACAGCTTTGTTGCCGCACGGATGGTAGCCCCCGATGGCCGTGTCGTGGGCGTGGACATGACGCCCGCGATGCTGGAGAAGGCGCGGCGCGCCGCGGCGGACGCCGCAATCGGGAGCGTCGAGTTCCGGGAAGGCTACGCCGAGGCGCTCCCGTTGCCGGACGGGTGGGCGAACGTCGTCATATCCAACGGCGTCTTGAATCTAATGCCGGACAAGGCCGCGGCGCTTCGGGAGATGGCGCGTGTGCTCGAGCCGGGCGGGCGGCTGCAGATCGGAGACATCCTGGTCGAGAAGCCGGTCTCCGAGAGCGCCAAACGCAAGATCGAGCTCTGGACCGGCTGA